In one Ornithorhynchus anatinus isolate Pmale09 chromosome 19, mOrnAna1.pri.v4, whole genome shotgun sequence genomic region, the following are encoded:
- the RCOR3 gene encoding REST corepressor 3 isoform X7: MPGMMEKGAEFLGKNRSANGGGKNPAGASNGLPFSEPESGGSSDDEHGDVGMRVGAEYQARIPEFDPGATKYTDKDNGGMLVWSPYHSIPDVKLDEYIAIAKEKHGYNVEQALGMLFWHKHNIEKSLADLPNFTPFPDEWTVEDKVLFEQAFSFHGKSFHRIQQMLPDKTIASLVKYYYSWKKTRSRTSLMDRQARKLANRHNQGDSDDDVEEAHPVDGNDSDYDPKKEAKKEGNTEQPVQTSKIGLGRREYQSLQHRHHSQRSKCRPPKGMYLTQEDVMAVSCSPNAANTILRQLDMELISLKRQVQNAKQVNSALKQKMEGGIEEFKPPESNQKINARWTTEEQLLAVQVFSERLQMYPRQQLGPM; encoded by the exons ATGCCCGGCATGATGGAGAAAGGGGCCGAGTTTCTGGGGAAGAACCGGTCCGCCAACGGCGGCGGGAAGAACCCGGCCGGCGCCTCCAACGGGCTCCCCTTCTCGGAGCCGGAGAGCGGCGGCAGCAGCGACGACGAGCACGGTG ATGTTGGAATGAGGGTCGGAGCGGAATATCAAGCTCGAATCCCCGAATTCGATCCTG GTGCTACGAAATACACCGATAAAGACAATGGAGGGATGCTTGTCTGGTCACCATATCACAGTATTCCAGACGTCAAGT TGGATGAATACATTGCAATTGCGAAGGAAAAGCACGGCTACAATGTGGAACAG GCACTTGGCATGTTGTTCTGGCATAAGCATAACATTGAGAAgtcccttgctgatctccctaatTTCACTCCTTTCCCTGATGAGTGGACAGTGGAAGATAAAGTCCTGTTTGAGCAAGCTTTTAGTTTCCATGGGAAGAGCTTCCACAGGATTCAGCAAATG CTTCCAGATAAGACTATTGCAAGCCTTGTAAAGTATTACTATTCCTGGAAAAAAACTCGATCTAGGACTAGTTTGATGGATCGTCAGGCTCGGAAACTCGCCAATAGACATAATCAAGGTGACAG TGATGATGATGTGGAAGAAGCACATCCAGTGGATGGAAATGACAGTGATTATGATCCTAAAAAAGAAGCCAAAAAAGAG GGTAATACTGAACAGCCCGTTCAAACCAGCAAGATTGGTCTTGGAAGGAGAGAGTATCAGAGTTTGCAGCATCGTCATCACTCTCAGCGTTCTAAGTGCCGCCCACCCAAGGGCATGTATCTGACCCAAGAAGATGTAATGGCAGTTTCTTGTAGTCCTAATGCAGCCAACACCATTCTCAGACAACTGGATATGGAGTTAATATCTCTAAAAAGACAG GTTCAAAAtgctaaacaagtaaacagtgcCCTTAAACAGAAAATGGAAGGTGGAATTGAAGAATTCAAACCTCCTGAG TCAAATCAGAAAATTAATGCACGTTGGACCACAGAGGAACAGCTTCTTGCAGTACAAG